In Flavivirga abyssicola, the following are encoded in one genomic region:
- a CDS encoding ABC transporter permease: MINLDKIDVSNFLPHRSPFLMVDKVLTLNDEHVSTSFKIKKDCLLVEDDYFNEIGLIENAAQTCSSIVGKSFFNDDDIEGEGANLIGFISAVKKVTVFSCPKVDSTIISSARLTSRFDTNNYSICSLECNIHEGASKLLSCEMNLVIKELK, translated from the coding sequence ATGATTAACCTTGATAAAATAGATGTCTCTAATTTTTTACCGCATCGTTCTCCATTTTTGATGGTAGACAAAGTCTTAACTCTTAACGATGAACATGTTTCTACATCATTTAAAATTAAAAAAGACTGTCTTTTAGTTGAAGATGATTATTTTAACGAAATAGGGTTAATAGAGAATGCAGCACAAACTTGCTCATCAATAGTTGGCAAAAGTTTTTTTAATGATGATGATATTGAAGGAGAAGGTGCTAATCTAATTGGTTTTATTAGTGCCGTGAAAAAAGTAACGGTGTTTTCCTGTCCTAAGGTGGATAGTACCATTATCTCCAGTGCAAGATTAACATCAAGATTTGACACTAACAACTATAGCATATGTTCTTTAGAATGTAATATTCATGAAGGAGCATCCAAATTATTATCTTGTGAGATGAATCTGGTTATTAAAGAATTGAAATAG
- a CDS encoding beta-ketoacyl-ACP synthase III produces MKDVYITRISKFLPNNPISNDEMEGVLGQINDKPSRAKRIVLRNNGIKERYYAMNSQGEITHTNAELTKEAIAKLFDDSFTQNSMELLCCGTSSPDQLLPSHASMVHGLLANKNLEINSASGICCAGMSSLKFGFLSVKSGNSNNAVCTGSERSSTRIRANMFKEEAVSLSSLEEQPIIAFKKDFLRWMLSDGAGAMLLENKKNKDGISLKVDWMEAYSYAHELETCMYSGGEKLADGSIKPWTEYNSKQWLEESIFSVKQDVKILEKHVINKGVESLELVFKKHAKDPSDIDYFLPHLSSNYFAEKLKAGIKEKGLQIPESSWFTNLDKVGNVGSASIYLMLEELMSSGKLKKGDKIMLSVPESGRFSYAYAHLTVC; encoded by the coding sequence ATGAAAGACGTTTACATAACAAGGATATCAAAATTTTTACCAAATAACCCTATTAGTAATGATGAAATGGAAGGTGTTTTAGGTCAAATTAACGACAAGCCTTCTAGAGCAAAAAGAATAGTATTAAGAAATAATGGCATAAAGGAGCGTTATTATGCCATGAATAGTCAGGGCGAAATTACCCATACCAATGCAGAATTAACTAAAGAAGCCATTGCAAAGTTATTTGACGATTCGTTTACTCAAAACAGTATGGAATTATTATGCTGCGGAACCTCTTCCCCCGATCAATTATTGCCCTCACATGCATCCATGGTTCATGGTTTATTAGCAAATAAAAATCTGGAGATAAACTCAGCCTCAGGTATTTGTTGTGCAGGTATGAGTTCTTTAAAGTTTGGATTTTTATCTGTAAAATCAGGAAATTCAAACAATGCAGTTTGTACAGGATCAGAAAGATCTTCTACACGAATACGGGCAAATATGTTTAAGGAAGAAGCGGTGTCGCTTTCATCTTTAGAAGAGCAGCCCATCATAGCATTTAAAAAAGATTTTTTACGTTGGATGTTATCAGATGGAGCAGGGGCAATGCTATTAGAAAACAAAAAAAATAAAGACGGTATCTCTTTAAAAGTAGATTGGATGGAAGCCTATTCGTATGCACATGAATTGGAAACCTGCATGTATTCTGGTGGAGAAAAACTTGCCGATGGTTCTATTAAACCTTGGACAGAATACAACTCTAAACAATGGTTAGAAGAATCTATCTTTTCTGTAAAACAAGATGTTAAAATTTTAGAAAAGCATGTTATTAATAAAGGGGTAGAAAGCTTGGAACTGGTCTTTAAAAAACATGCTAAAGACCCCTCGGATATCGACTATTTTCTACCGCATTTATCGTCTAATTATTTTGCTGAAAAATTAAAAGCTGGCATTAAAGAAAAAGGGTTGCAAATTCCAGAAAGTAGTTGGTTTACTAATTTAGATAAAGTGGGCAATGTTGGGTCTGCCTCTATTTACTTAATGCTTGAAGAATTAATGTCTTCTGGAAAGTTGAAAAAAGGAGACAAAATAATGCTATCCGTGCCAGAAAGCGGAAGATTTTCTTATGCTTATGCGCATTTAACTGTTTGCTAA
- a CDS encoding dialkylrecorsinol condensing enzyme DarA: MKNILVIHYSQSGQLTEIVNNIAMPLNSSKNIKVVHHQIEMETPFAFPWKKKDFLNAFPESFLQIPSKIKPIPEAILNQKFDLVILGYSVWYLSPSIPTNSLLRTPKAKQLLVNTPVITVIGCRNMWIMAQEKTKALLKECGSKLVGNIVLRDRHINHISVITIVQWMFTGEKKKYLGIFPKPGVSQKDIDESTRFGDIILDHTVSNKLDNLQKSLIKEKAVEIKPFLVLADKRANVLFGKWAKLIYSKGKRSIHKRTIWIKMFNYYLLFAIWVIAPVVFLLFLLTYLPLSGKIKKDKKYYSSVEIK; encoded by the coding sequence ATGAAGAACATTCTAGTTATTCATTATTCTCAATCTGGACAATTAACAGAAATCGTAAATAATATAGCGATGCCTCTTAATAGTTCCAAAAACATAAAAGTTGTTCACCATCAAATAGAAATGGAAACACCTTTTGCGTTTCCATGGAAAAAAAAAGACTTTTTAAATGCATTTCCAGAATCTTTTCTTCAAATTCCTTCAAAAATAAAACCCATCCCTGAAGCCATTCTAAATCAAAAATTCGATTTAGTCATTTTAGGGTATTCCGTTTGGTATTTAAGCCCATCAATTCCAACAAATTCTTTATTACGTACCCCTAAAGCTAAACAATTACTGGTAAATACGCCGGTAATTACGGTTATTGGTTGTAGAAATATGTGGATAATGGCTCAAGAAAAAACAAAAGCTTTACTTAAGGAATGTGGTTCGAAATTAGTCGGCAACATTGTTTTAAGAGATAGACATATAAACCATATAAGTGTTATTACCATAGTACAATGGATGTTTACTGGAGAGAAAAAGAAGTATCTAGGCATATTTCCTAAACCGGGCGTGTCTCAAAAAGATATTGATGAATCTACAAGGTTTGGTGATATTATATTAGATCATACCGTTAGTAATAAGCTCGATAATCTTCAAAAAAGCCTAATCAAAGAAAAAGCTGTAGAAATAAAACCTTTTTTAGTTTTAGCAGATAAAAGAGCCAATGTTTTGTTTGGTAAATGGGCAAAACTTATCTATTCTAAAGGGAAAAGAAGTATCCATAAGCGTACAATTTGGATTAAAATGTTTAATTATTATTTATTATTTGCCATTTGGGTTATTGCTCCCGTGGTTTTTCTTTTATTTTTGTTGACTTATCTGCCTTTGTCTGGAAAGATAAAAAAGGATAAAAAATATTATTCATCTGTAGAAATTAAATAG
- a CDS encoding LpxL/LpxP family acyltransferase encodes MAAEWKGKSRGTVLGYKIFMFCIKKLGLRSAYFILYFVAAYFCLFAMDSTIATYYYFHKRLNYSKFKSIVSIYRSYFVFGQTIIDKVAISSGLKSKFTYDYDGIERIKDILKQKKGGILISGHMGNFEIAQHFFGELEENECISLLTTNVEHTAIKDYLDSVTKKPDIKIILIKEDLSHIFEINAALARNEIVCITGDRYIKDSKYLEEELLGKKTKFPAGPFLISSRLQVPVLFVYVLKETRKHYHLYARTAEVKHRDAKALLKEYTQSLEWMIKKYPLQWFNYFDFWDANNK; translated from the coding sequence ATGGCTGCTGAATGGAAAGGGAAGTCCAGAGGTACAGTTTTAGGCTACAAAATATTCATGTTTTGCATCAAAAAACTGGGATTACGTTCAGCATACTTCATTTTATATTTTGTTGCTGCTTATTTCTGCCTTTTTGCAATGGACAGCACCATAGCGACCTACTATTACTTTCATAAAAGACTAAACTATTCCAAATTTAAAAGTATAGTAAGCATTTACAGAAGTTATTTTGTTTTTGGACAAACCATAATAGATAAAGTTGCTATTTCTTCTGGGTTAAAATCTAAATTTACCTATGATTATGACGGTATAGAACGTATAAAAGACATACTAAAACAAAAAAAAGGGGGTATACTTATAAGTGGTCATATGGGTAATTTTGAAATTGCTCAGCATTTTTTTGGAGAATTAGAAGAAAATGAATGCATAAGTTTACTCACAACGAATGTTGAACATACCGCTATAAAAGATTATCTTGACAGTGTTACAAAAAAACCTGATATAAAAATCATTCTTATTAAAGAAGACCTTTCCCATATCTTTGAAATTAATGCAGCATTGGCAAGAAATGAAATTGTTTGTATAACAGGAGACCGCTACATTAAAGATTCAAAATATTTAGAAGAAGAATTATTGGGTAAAAAAACAAAGTTTCCAGCTGGTCCATTTCTTATAAGCTCGCGATTACAAGTTCCTGTGCTTTTTGTATATGTACTAAAAGAAACCAGAAAACACTACCACCTTTATGCAAGAACAGCCGAGGTCAAGCATAGAGATGCTAAAGCATTACTAAAAGAATATACGCAAAGCTTAGAATGGATGATTAAAAAATACCCATTACAATGGTTTAATTATTTTGATTTTTGGGATGCAAACAATAAGTAA
- a CDS encoding acyl carrier protein: MNKEVIIEKINDFLIDEFEVENDDISPEANLKETLELDSLDFVDLVVSIESNFGVKLVGEDFINIITLQDFYNLIENKLK, translated from the coding sequence ATGAATAAAGAAGTTATTATTGAAAAAATAAACGACTTTCTTATAGATGAATTTGAAGTTGAAAATGATGATATTTCACCCGAAGCTAACTTAAAAGAAACTCTTGAGCTGGACAGTTTAGATTTTGTAGACCTTGTTGTGTCTATTGAATCTAACTTTGGCGTTAAACTAGTAGGAGAAGATTTTATAAATATTATTACACTTCAAGATTTTTACAATCTTATTGAAAACAAATTAAAATAA